The sequence AAGACTATTTAATGCCACCTTAAAATATGTATACAATTTCCCAACTTAATGACAGGTgttcaaaattattattctaattATTGCAGTTTGTCATATGagttattattatatgagtttGTTTATGTGTGCAGGGTGTATGTGTTGAATAGCAGGTGTATGTGTTGAATAGCAGGTATATGTATGCATTTGTTGTCTTTTCTTGCAAGTTGACAGATTGTCATGCACTTTAAATTCACTTTCAACACAATTGTCTTCACATAATGCACTTTATGCACAAACCAACACAGCTCACAACATCCAAcaaaacaccaacaccaacagcTTACAGCTCATAAGTAACCAAttcactttaaacaaaaataccaacagCATCTAACATAAATAACACTTTATCTTAAAAAGgcttatattattaagtggctTCAAGCCAATAGCATCTACCACCTTACATAgttctcattctcaaaaaattctttcatagtTCTATTACAATACAATTGAGGACCAGCTTATATTACAACCCATCAGGCAGGCTCAATCTCATCATTCCAACATTCCCACTTGAgccaaaacatgaaaacaacataaccaaaaaaaaaaaaaaaaaccatgacaGAATTAGTGCAATTCTACACTTTCTCTCTTGCTCTAAAACTCTCACTGCTATCTCCTTGGCTTGAACAGAGGAAGCTTGaaactttctctccctcttaaTGGCTTTTGCTGCTCTGTCTTGAGCAATTTCTGCCATTTGGGTAGCTTCTGCTGCTGTCTGGGTAgcttctctttccctttcatGTGCAAGTTGCAGCTCACTCTAAATCCAGCTTTTGTTGCACCAAATGGGTAGCTTCATTCCCACGCATGCAAGTGGGATTAtcaatccatttaaagaaagggCACTTGGGACCAACTTGTTCATAAATTGAATTGAACACATCACATTCCAATCTCACGTGAATCAACTAGATTAAGTAAAAAGTATACTTACCTTGTATCGGCTACAATCCAGAAACCTTCTCCCAAAATTATCCACTGTCAGATTTGTTCTCAGCACACAAGTCTCATATGTACACATATGCCCACTTGAACCTGAGTAATTTCCACTCGAAGAAAACATTGATTATCAACTTCCTATGAATCAAAACTACCATCAAAACTTGAAACCCCAGCTCAGAACCATAAAGCAGAAATGTCGTACCTGGTGATGATCTATCTTCGAATATTCAATGCCTCAAGACAACCCAAAGTCAGAACCTCACCCTCACATGAAAGCACgataagaaaaatcaaaaccccagcTCAGTTACAGGGATTTTCGCGTCTCTAGGGCTTGtgaggaaaagagagtgagTTCGGGTTGTTTGATTCGTGTTATGTTCTAATTTGGCATAAAAGGGTGTTTTTCTAACGTCTGAGGGTGAGGTGGGTAATTGGGGGGGTAACAGATTGATgtacaggtgggcaaagtgataaattttgaaccacgggtaggcaaagcgCAAATGGGccaaacctcaggtgggtttactgtaattatcccatattaaaaatataaatgttaaaaacaattataggaaaattagaaagaaaaaagataatgacgtggatgttgatgtggctcaactggagcgtagcaacaataaatgttatgcttcagtttatatgtattgtagggacacggtttgcagcccaagcccaagatgtatgaaatcttggcccaatgagcccagtacaataaatttgtagagagtgggtcgaagaactaggccctaatgaatttgacaacggctagtatggatttaaaaaataatcaagcaagaacaaagaaaataaagctaAATGAATTTACTGTCTGAGGAGgtatttttccatacaaatcaataacaattgggtacaagtataattttgattgctataatattctttctctattttttcgatCCTcatctcatggagggtctctcacattatataactccttttggaccatcttgatcctacacttgttgatcatttaagcccttacttgagtgtctgtcccattagacaccctctttggctttctgtgagttgtgataGCTAATACAGCACTgtgccagaaaagtagctgcagtgcatttaatgcggtggtagcagttttcctttagatatttttgggtttccttccttttcgTATATTCATGAGGCACATCCCTATCACTGAAGCTTCTTAGAGGGTCACTCTAATTGTTGGAATACATACTTGAGCTGcattcatcatatccgaggaggagttcctcctcagACCATCTTCTATTCATTCCTTACTCATGAGACTTTAAATTGGAACCTCTTATAACTATTTGTCCCTCCTCGAACCATTTAACGTCCTCAGACAaaacccaaggcccaatatatgattttggacccttatccctacatatatatatatatatatatatatgaaaaaaaatgaaatagtcACCATCCAAATTAGATACTATTGTTGACGAGGAAGACATGCTCAAATATTTTATGGCATTTGACATAGCACCCTGTGGGCCTGCTGTGTTTAAAGCAGTTGGAGGAAGTCAAATTGTGGTCCCTCAACAAGGTTGAAATGTGACATtattcattcattaaaaaaatgaaatagtcACCATCCAAATTAGATACTCAATATCAAATTGATTGACTCTCTAGCCCAAAATCAATTGTTGACGAAGAAGATATACTTAAATATTTTATGGCATTTGACATAGTACCCAGTGGGTTTGTGTTTACAGTGGTTATAAGGAGTCAAATTGTGATCTCTCAACAATGTTGAAATGTGACATtattcattcattaaaaaaagaaatagccACCATCCAAATTAGATACTCAAAATCAAATGGATAGACTCTCCACCTCAAAATCAATTGTTGACGAGGAAGATAtactcaaatattttattagatttgACATAGTACCCTGTGGGCTTGTGTTTAGACCCGTTGTAAGACGTTAAATTTTGGTCCCTCAACAAAGTTAAAATGTGACATTATCcattcattaatatatattttaataaaataaaattgagtacgccataataaaaaaaaattaaagtaatcaatcaaattagataATCAAAACCCAATGAATAAGTCAGGATTTcttgatatttattttaatgtttaagTTTGAACctaactaaaattcaaaactcttcccaaaaaaaaactagtttaaaACGAAACGAAGGTCTCTTCATTTAAAATTGCTCTCTTTCCTAAATCAGATTAAATATTATGGAGTACTATAAAagtattttttcctttttttttttttttttaagttggtATCATGTACAATTTTagatttaagaaataaaattttaaatgtacaATACATCCAATTGACAAAGCCTTTTTCACTTGATAACAAGGGCTCGAACAAATGGTAGACTTCAGATGCATGGGAATTGGTCGGCTTAATTTTAAACGAAGCCACAAGAAGCCATTCAACTCTTAGAACAAATTtcactcccaaaaaaaaaaacacttagaacAAATGGACTCAACCAAGGATTGAAATATTCTGAGTTATTCTAGGACCAAAACTAATCCTACATCCATTTTTTTGTAACTATCCTTTGTGGCATACCATGACTAGACTCatagctctttttttttaattattaacaGCAGTCATATTGGATAGTTGGGAAAATAAGTGTAAAATTAGCTGTGatcttataatttataaaagcTTTGTGTTGGGCAACAGGTTGGCATTAGGCCTATTTTCCATGTTCAGATCAGAATCAAAACCTGGTTTTGAAGTAGAATTGTTTAACATAATCATTTCTGTACATTACAAGCTCCAAGGGAAGTAGACGTTGCAATGCTAGAGAGGTGAAGAAATATACCAATAGGTATAAATATAATCACTCGCTCTCTGTTCGACTAATAAGCGGACTAAGCTGTAAAAGTTAAGTGTAAAACGCCACACCCACATTGTGTCAACCTCAATCCACATCCTGGTCAAAGTACCTAAAGTCTCAGCATGACATAAAAATTCTCGTTATATGCTACCACAATCATGAGGGTCACAATAATTAGTTAAGCCTAAAGaggccaaaaaaaattgatcctCCATGTGAGCCTAAATACACCCACAATGAGAAAGAACTCAACACACAGTTCCTTTTTACTCTAAATAAGAGGTAGAATGAAAATAGGATTCAAACTGACAATCACTTATTATCCCAAAAGGTTGCCACCAAGGAGAGTAAAATAAGATTAAGAATAAAACTTGatataacttaattaattctGATAATCACTTATTATCCAAACTCAGGGTTGCTCTGCAATCATTGCATTAAGCCAAACTGTCATTTGCTTTTCAATCAACCAGTCCAGCTTTGCGATAGCTTTCAACGGAATCAGTTAGAGTTTCCTTCAATGGCCGGAAACTCCAACCCAATTTTTGCAATTTCTCAGAACTTAACCTTCCTTCTTCTGGCACTTCGGTATAGCTGCCAATACAAGCAAAGTCCAAAATCAATGAGTTGAGACAGGCAAATATGTTACGTAAACGACTAGCAAAGGAAAAATAGAGGGGATGATCGTTAGTTGTTCACCCTTTTGCATGACCACATAACCATGTTGATCAATAAATATATACCACTTTGAAAAATCACCTTAGTAATAAATAGCATCAATAGAGAAACTTACTTCTTTGGATAGTTATAGTTGGGGTATATACTCTTTAGCAAGTCAACCACATCCTTTGCCTTGATTGTGTATGCCATGCATATGTATCTTCCTTCAGCCTCAGGATTCTCATAGGCCAGGATTAGTGCCTCAGCTACATCACGTACGTCTACAATATATCGAAGCTTGTTTTCCAGTGATTCACAACCATCTGCGTGTTAATTATGTGGTAAAAGATTAGAGAAGTATACCCTTCATTACAAATCAAAAAGAAGCCATGAGCCCATGACTTAGGAGGAAAACTAAATTCTTTAATATATTAATCAGAATCACTAGAGCCACTTGTGGCAAAGCAAGGTACAATGACAGGGATGGAAATCAAAAGAAGCAGGAATCCTAGAAATATGGACCTaagtcttaaaaaaataaaaataaagcatgAAACATTAACTTGAGATGTTAATAGTTTGTTCATAAATACATGCAGAGAGTAAGATACACATTTTCACcagtatataaaattataaaaggtGACATgtattatatacatatttatatttattaacattcatacatttaaaaggCTGGAAAGATTACAATAGAGATAATATGCTACGGGCTAGTACCTTTTAGAAGTCTCAAGATAACCAAGCTACTTGCATTCACTGTACGCTGCAGCATTGGCCCCAATATAAGGGAAGGACATACAGTTACAACATCAAGCCCACTTCTTTTTGCAAATTCTAAGGCCTCACTTTCTGCTTCCGTTTTAGAAAGACAATACCAGTTCTGGAAAAATTTAGAACTAGATCATTGAGTATACAAGTAGATACAATTTACCCAATCTATATTTCAGAATTGGTATGCAAGTAATTTTACTAAATTTGTATTGGAATCACACGATGTACAAAATAGAGCTACAAGCTCAACATACAATTGTATTTTGTGGTCAGTTACCTTTGTAGTTCTACAATATTCCTTGTCAGACCAACAAGTTTCATCAATCACTTGATCCTTGGGCCAGCTTGGATTCATCACAAGAGCAGCAATAGAGGACACAACAACAACCCTCTTAACTTTTGCTTCAACACATGCTTTCAGTACATTAAGTGTGCCCTTTACAGCAGGCTCAATCACTTCTACCTTTACAAAAGATATATgaaaagagagtgaaaattaaggaaagcaaaaaaaaatttctatgcaTAATATATTAAACAACTTAGGAAGgcaatataattatattattaaggGTGTCTTAGTAGATTTGTACTAATTGATGCAAAACTATTTGTTAATGGGGAAAAAGAAGTCATAGTTAGGTATTCTTGCCTCAGGGTTTGGGCCTGTGGTATAAGGAACTGGACTAGCAACGTGGAATACTCCAATGCACCCTTCAACTGCAGAACATATGGAGTTGTAATCCAGTAGGTCTGCCTTGAATAGTTTCAAGTTTGTGGATGCGTTCTCAAATTCACTCAAGTGAGCATACTTCACATCTCCTGCACACAATTTCCTAGAAGTTCATCttaagaagcatccaaaaaatgGTTTAGCAGCAATTAATTATAGTTCTCCTAGATAGAggggaatttttttaaaaattttgtttgatacAAATTTGCTctaaaactaaaactgaaaGTGGAAAATGGCATTTATAGTTTAAAGTCCGtccttttgtttcttaaaaGTATTTAACATGATTATATTTCATTTCAAACAAATAGAACATGTAGAAAGCTTGAGTCTATTCCATTTGCAACAGATATGAGAAATGTCCGTTTCTCTTTTTTCTGATTAAAATGAAATTCCTCCACACAAATAAGTGGGTTAAGTCAACAGCCCAGTAAGTTTATTGCTGTGAAAGTAGTagcaaaattttatattagaaaggaaaaatagaaaataaaattgtacatTAGCATATTCTGTTTCTATTTTTATCTATAATTCATTTTGTATTAGCAGTttcattttgtatttcttttccCTTAAGAACCGACCGGATACTAAACAAAGATTACATCATGTCACAAGCTGTAGAAATTTATTTCCGAACACTTAATTATAAGatgaaagttgaaacaatatAAAAGGCAATTGCAAGATCGATGAAACAGTAATAGCACTAGTTAATAGGCAAAAGCAATCCCTTTTCCTTTCCCAAACTTTTAactgtatcaaaaaaaaatacataaagaagaaaagaaagaagaagagagaaggcaAGGGAAATGAGTTACCGGGTTGTCTAACGGTTGTGTGGACAAAATAGTTCTTGGAGAGAAGTAGCTTAATGACCCATGAAGCAAGGAATCCTCCTCCTCCTGTTACACAAACTCTTCCCTTCTCATTCTCAGCTGCCATTTCCAAAACCAGTTTCCAACACTCACCCACCTCAACAAGTTAACACGCAACAGCActgttcttctctctttcttttcttctgtGCTCTATGACCCTTCCCAAtgtaagtttttagtttttttttagtgttctTTTCACCGAAAGGAAGAACCAAGGGACTATAAAAAGGCCTAAAGGAACCACCCCATGTCCCCATCCCTAACCTAACCCAACGGTGTTGGAGGAGATAGATGAGGAATAGTCCATAGTTCCTACCCTGACCAGGGAAAGAGGCAGCCCAAGCGGTTTTTATGGGCCCAAAAAATGGCTTGTCTAGGTGTACAATAAAAATCCTATCCTACAAAAGATTGAGAAATACAAGAAGGTGTAGTCAGAAGTAAGAACACAAAATGACACATTTGTCAATTTAAACATGCGGCAAGTAGTGATTATCCACTTTCCACTAGTTGACAAATATGTAAATTGTGGAAGGGGAAATGTTGACAAGCACCGTGCAGTGTTTGTTACGATATTCCTATAGGgtctcacttaaaaaaaaaaaaagggaaaaaaattgtcaaaaaagataaaaataatgtcaaaagcTCCCAAATAAATTATTGTTATTGGCAAAAGCTgccaaaaaaattgttgttaacGGGTACCTTACACAACCCATTGTAGAAAAATGTGTCATTTCGTGGATCAAAAGTTTTGACACTTTTGTCAAAAACAAACTcaattatgttaaaaaaaagttcataacCTTGAAAGACCCAAATAAGGACTTGATCAAGATCCAACTACTCATGTGAAAGCGTATCCAACTACTCATGTGAGAGCGTGGTGTAGTTGACTCCACCAAATTTATCGGTtgtgtgatgccccaatttgattgattgtgtgatgtatgtgggtgtgtgatgagtcccacatcgggtatttactgggttgaactgggctttattaacaactataaggagcctcaattgtgactagtccttttgaggtatagcgcagatgtggctagcgtttttccttggatcgttacatatggtatcagagccggtcCAGTAATCCTGTGTGGGCTcggagacactaccccacaaagtgggccctaacgataGATCTGGGTTTTATTAACATCTACAAGGAGccttaattgtgactagtctttttgaggtatagcgcagatgtggctagcgcttttccctgggtcgttacatatggtatcagagccggcccggtAATCCCGTGTGGGCTCGGAGACACTacccccacaaagtgggccctaacgaggacgttagggatttaagtgggggagattgtgatgctccaatttaattgattgtgtgatgtgtgtgtgtgtgtgatgagtcccacatcgggtatttactgggttgaactgggctttattaacaactataaggagcctcaattgtgactggtccttttgaggtatagtgcagatgtgactagcgcttttccttgggtcgttacatatggtatcagagccggcccggtaatcccatgtgggctcagagacactaccccacaaagtgggccctaacgaggacgttagggatttaagtgggggagattgtgatgccccaatttgattgattgtgtgatgtgtgtgggtgtgtgatgagtcccacatcgggtatttactgggttgaactgggctttattaacaactataaagagcctcaattgtgactagtccttttgaggtatagtgcagatgtggctagcgcttttccttgggtcgttacaggTTGGTAGTAAATTTCACGCCCCCAACCGAAGAAGATATCTCTTGTTTTTATTGTATAATGAAACTTTTACAACATATGGGTCTCACACCATTTTATGCAACGAGTCTTTCAAAACATGAATTATGAGAGACTTGCAACATATAACAGAAACATGAGATCCTTTTTCCTCCAACCATCTGTTCAATTCGGGTGATGTATTGATAGGCACATTGATCCCAATCGACAAGTGATCACCATCAATAGGAGGGCTTAATTAGGAAAACATAAATCTTGACTAGTTGAATTGGTTTTTCAATTTGTATACTATGGTACTGGTAAAGctaattaaagttttaaaagttttcccaaatatatatatatatatatatgatttttaaaaatcccTTAATTgctaaagacaaaaatattaaaaatttcttgGATAACtttaaaacttttcttctttatttaaaaaaaaaagggttttaggCTGTGCTAGTGGCTCACGTTGTTGGTCCCAGATGAAGTtcattgaattgaattgaatttgacAATGCTTTCTTAGAGTTAAATTCTCTATTCTGGATTTTGCAACTAGTAATAAGAGAATTTTGCATTGAACAGACCGAGGCAAGAGATTTTGTCATCATCAAGTACGGAACTAAGTTAAGACTTAAGACCAAGGGCCAAAGTATTAGAGCCTCATGCTCTGAGTTGGGCAAGAGGTAGGCATTCTGGCTATTTTCCAGGTTTAGATCAGAATTGAAACTTGGTTTTGAAGTAGAATTGTTTAACCGTCAATCTTTTCTATAGGGTATATACTACATGCTCCAAGGGAAGTAGATCTTGCAAAGCTAGAGAGAGAACTCCTCCATTGCCTTATGATTCTTGCTCCGGATGCAAGAGTTCGAATCTATCATTGGGTTGGTATTAGGGAATTCTTCTGGGAGGATTGTGGGCAGTTGCCAACTGAGACTTTCAGTCCGTTTAgatacagcttattttgctaaaaactgaaaacactatagcaaaataatttttaaatatgtaaatagtaccgtgagatctattttttatgaaaaagttgatgaaaaaagagatttgtggGTCTTGTGAActctcgtgaacagtgcacgggatcCACTGGTGTGCACTGTCCACTACTTATCTTGCTAGTGTAAACAGTGCACTGGCAAACAAAGTCAAAAAGATACGCGggtctcaataaaaaaaaaattaaaaaaaaaaaaaaaaaaaaaaaactagggaAATGCTGGACGTTTGGATGCGCAAAACGCTCTCCAAACGTATACTTTGTGACAATTAGTAGACCAAAGAGAGAACAAATCAACAAtgttttttaaatgaattgagAAGAAGCTGCTAAGTTAATTTCTTTAACATCTAATACCACCACAGGTAGAACCCAACATGTAGAGTTCCTTTTCACTCTAAATAAGAGATAGTAATCACTTATCCCAAAGACAACCACATAAAAGAGAATACTAAAAAGTAAGATTAAAATTTGGAATAACAGACTTAATGAAATAGTGATATGTAGACACATGCCAGAAGATATGCGGGTCAAACTCAGTTTTGCTTTGAAATCATTATATTAAGCCATAACTGTTGCCTTTATGAAACCTATACTTAGTTAGGAAGATAAAAATTACAATCCAATGTTTTCAATCAATGAGTCCAGCCTTGCAATAGTTTTCAACGGAATCAATTAAAGATTCCTTCAATGGCCGGAAACTCCAACCCAATTTTTGCAATTTCTCAGAACTCACCCTTTCTTCTTCATGCACTTCGGTAAAGCTGCCAATACAGAAATCATGAGTTGAGACAGCCCGATATGTTTATATAAACaactagaaaaagaaagatactaGAGATGATTATTGGTGCTTTATTTGTCCTTTTGCACAACCACATTGATCCATAAATAGAAGCAACATTGAAAGATCACCTttgtaaataaaatagaatCGAATGAGAAGCTTACTTCTTAGGATAGTTATAGTTGGGGTATATACTTTTCAGCAAGTCAATCAGATCCTTTGCCTTGATTATGTGTGCTATGCATATGTATCTTCCTTTGGCCTCAGGCTTTTGATAGGCCAATAGTAGTGCCTCAGCTACATCACGTACATCTACAATCCTTCGGAACTTGTTTTCTAGTGATTCAGAACCATCTACGTGGTAGTTAAGTGGTAGAAAACGAGATAAGTATACCttcattacaaaaaaagaagaagagaagacaTACATTTAAAAGCATGGAAGGATTAATGGAGATACTAATCTTACAGGCAAACACCTTTCAGAAGTTTCAAGATAACCACGCTGCTTGCATTCACTGAAGGCTGTAGAATTGGCCC is a genomic window of Quercus lobata isolate SW786 chromosome 2, ValleyOak3.0 Primary Assembly, whole genome shotgun sequence containing:
- the LOC115960105 gene encoding uncharacterized protein LOC115960105: MAAESEKGSVCVTGAGGFLASWLVKLLLSNNYIVHATVRQPGDVKNAHLSEFENASTNLRLFKAELLDYDSICSAVEGCIGVFHVASPVPVPKTTVPNPEVEVIEPAVKGTLNVLKACLEAKVKRVVVVSSFAAVGMNPSWPKDQVTDETCWSDKEYCRTTKNWYCLSKTEAESEALEFAKRSGLDVVTVCPSLILGPILQPSVNASSVVILKLLKDGSESLENKFRRIVDVRDVAEALLLAYQKPEAKGRYICIAHIIKAKDLIDLLKSIYPNYNYPKNFTEVHEEERVSSEKLQKLGWSFRPLKESLIDSVENYCKAGLIDLVEVGECWKLVLEMAAENEKGRVCVTGGGGFLASWVIKLLLSKNYFVHTTVRQPGDVKYAHLSEFENASTNLKLFKADLLDYNSICSAVEGCIGVFHVASPVPYTTGPNPEVEVIEPAVKGTLNVLKACVEAKVKRVVVVSSIAALVMNPSWPKDQVIDETCWSDKEYCRTTKNWYCLSKTEAESEALEFAKRSGLDVVTVCPSLILGPMLQRTVNASSLVILRLLKDGCESLENKLRYIVDVRDVAEALILAYENPEAEGRYICMAYTIKAKDVVDLLKSIYPNYNYPKNYTEVPEEGRLSSEKLQKLGWSFRPLKETLTDSVESYRKAGLVD